A genomic region of Xanthomonas fragariae contains the following coding sequences:
- a CDS encoding IS3 family transposase (programmed frameshift), translating to MSSKRYTDEFKIEAVRQVTNRGFKVAEVAERLGVTTHSLYAWLRKFGKPGVVQRAEVDQSAEVRRLKAELRRVTEERDIPKKGRRVLCQGVRAKYAFMQAHCGEFRVCAMCRVLRVNRSGYYAWLCSPNSERAKEDGRLLGLIKHHWLASGSVYGHRKITRDLRDLGERCSRHRVHRLMRTEGLRAQVGYGRKPRFHGGMQCKAAANLLDRQFDVTEPDTAWASDFTFIRTHEGWMYLAVVIDLFSRQVVGWAMRDRADTELVVQALLSAVWRRKPNAGCLVHSDQGSVYTSDDWRSFLASHGVVCNMSRRGNCHDNAPVESFFGLLKRERIRRRTYSTKDAARAEVFDYIEMFYNPNRRHGSTGDLSPVEFKRRYAQRGS from the exons ATGAGCAGCAAGCGGTATACGGATGAATTCAAGATCGAGGCGGTCCGGCAAGTGACCAATCGTGGTTTCAAGGTGGCAGAAGTCGCGGAGCGACTGGGTGTCACCACGCACAGCCTCTACGCCTGGCTGCGCAAGTTCGGCAAGCCTGGCGTGGTGCAGCGCGCCGAGGTGGACCAGAGCGCCGAGGTTCGGCGGCTGAAGGCAGAGTTGCGTCGAGTGACCGAGGAGCGCGACATCC CTAAAAAAGGCCGCCGCGTACTTTGCCAAGGGGTAAGGGCAAAGTACGCCTTCATGCAAGCCCACTGTGGGGAATTCAGGGTGTGTGCGATGTGCCGGGTATTGCGGGTCAACCGGTCGGGCTATTACGCCTGGTTGTGCTCGCCCAACAGTGAGCGCGCCAAGGAAGATGGGCGCTTGCTTGGACTGATCAAGCACCACTGGCTGGCCAGCGGCAGTGTCTATGGGCATCGCAAGATCACCAGGGATCTGCGCGATCTGGGTGAGCGTTGCAGTCGCCATCGGGTGCATCGGCTGATGCGCACCGAGGGACTGCGTGCCCAGGTGGGCTATGGTCGCAAACCGCGCTTCCATGGAGGAATGCAGTGCAAGGCGGCGGCCAACCTGCTTGACCGACAGTTCGACGTGACTGAGCCGGACACGGCCTGGGCGAGCGATTTCACCTTCATCCGCACGCATGAAGGCTGGATGTACCTGGCTGTTGTGATCGATCTGTTTTCCCGGCAGGTCGTCGGCTGGGCGATGCGCGATCGGGCCGACACCGAGTTGGTCGTGCAGGCCTTGTTGTCTGCGGTGTGGCGGCGCAAACCCAACGCTGGTTGCCTGGTTCATTCGGACCAAGGGTCTGTCTACACCAGCGATGACTGGCGCAGTTTCCTGGCGTCCCATGGCGTGGTGTGCAACATGAGTCGGCGTGGCAACTGCCACGACAACGCACCCGTGGAGAGCTTCTTCGGCCTGCTCAAACGCGAGCGGATCAGGCGGCGGACCTATTCCACCAAGGACGCCGCTCGCGCCGAGGTATTCGACTACATCGAGATGTTCTACAACCCCAACCGCCGCCACGGTTCAACTGGCGACCTGTCCCCTGTAGAGTTTAAACGGCGCTACGCGCAACGAGGGTCTTGA
- a CDS encoding type VI secretion system Vgr family protein codes for MDPVATVLSALAAPGQQERLLRLHTPLGPDVLVAETLDGRESVDGGGFHFEVSALSANAGLPLDDLLCQPVLLELLTAESRTTLRPFHGHVTAFERLGSNGGLARYRLTIEPWLALLGQRVDSYVFQDLSVVEIVESVFADYAEQGALAPAWRWELADRRVYAKRSLTTQYEETDLAFVQRLLAEEGIYVWFAHAGDAGSECLGSHTLVLSDHNHAFAELGTVRYHRTDVTEQQDSVQQWVRSCRWRPTTLSRASWDYRSRSLRPAGADATPLGDIGAEDVDTAGPYGWQDSTRGQRRAQQQLDAQQVAAQTIQGQGSWRQLAPGTRFGLRQHASVAADARFLCLQVRHQARNNLGADVFDALEQSLGAVAVAGAPLPPALAGLGGGYAPAQDAAEVAFYRNQFTALPATATYRPQTEDGHGVRLHPKPTVAGTLSAIVVSDGDPVQSDRDHRIKVQFPFQRGADASSALAHPGGEDNAPGSAPGSASAWTWVRVMTPWAGDNWGGVVLPRKGQEVLVGFLEGDIDRPVVIGSVYNGRGQDEAAHNQVGGGGAGATGNAPAWFQGNAHGAVFTGFKSQALAQSQDGTGGYQQLRLDDTPGQGRAQLSTTQHASTLTLGHLKGGSDNLREGERGYGVELSTQAYGAVRAGQGLLLSSEPGQQQLAASQALAQLAQGEQLLQGLADAARQQQAQLPNDPDRLPAQDGLKTLQASLKATQGGSADGQAPGWSRPALLGSGSAGVMSLTPADQVWVSGTQTTLLAGTALNWASQAQLVLAVAGGLVLYTQGSAPVAGSPNQERGIALHAAQGTLSARAHKNLAKLAAKTQVRIVSTTADVQIAAPTKHLLATAAGAYIKLDGDDIELGAPGTIEFKGGNRVWTGPQGGSVSTEIPKGNFKGCEPSVMNALARYDATAKIE; via the coding sequence ATGGACCCAGTCGCCACCGTTCTTTCCGCCCTGGCTGCGCCGGGCCAGCAAGAACGCCTGCTACGGCTGCACACCCCGCTGGGCCCCGACGTGCTGGTCGCCGAGACCCTGGACGGCCGCGAGTCGGTCGACGGCGGCGGCTTCCATTTCGAAGTGAGCGCGCTATCGGCCAACGCCGGCCTGCCGCTGGACGACCTGCTCTGCCAGCCGGTGCTGCTGGAACTGCTCACCGCCGAATCGCGCACCACGCTGCGCCCGTTCCACGGCCACGTCACCGCGTTTGAGCGGCTCGGCAGCAACGGCGGGCTGGCGCGTTACCGGCTGACGATCGAGCCGTGGCTGGCGCTGCTGGGCCAGCGTGTGGACAGCTACGTGTTCCAGGACCTGAGCGTGGTGGAGATTGTCGAGAGCGTGTTCGCCGACTACGCCGAGCAGGGCGCGCTGGCGCCGGCCTGGCGCTGGGAGCTGGCCGACCGCCGCGTGTACGCCAAGCGCAGCCTGACCACGCAGTATGAGGAGACCGACCTGGCCTTCGTGCAGCGGCTGCTGGCCGAGGAAGGGATCTATGTCTGGTTCGCGCATGCCGGCGATGCCGGCAGCGAGTGCCTGGGCAGCCACACCCTGGTGCTGTCGGACCACAACCACGCCTTCGCCGAGCTGGGCACGGTGCGCTATCACCGCACCGACGTGACCGAGCAGCAGGACAGCGTGCAGCAGTGGGTGCGGTCGTGTCGCTGGCGCCCGACCACGCTGTCGCGGGCCAGCTGGGACTACCGCAGCCGCAGCCTGCGCCCGGCCGGCGCCGACGCCACGCCGCTGGGCGACATCGGCGCCGAGGACGTGGACACCGCCGGCCCCTATGGCTGGCAGGACAGCACGCGCGGCCAGCGCCGCGCGCAGCAGCAGCTCGATGCGCAGCAGGTGGCGGCGCAGACCATCCAGGGCCAGGGCAGCTGGCGCCAACTGGCGCCGGGCACGCGTTTCGGGCTGCGCCAGCATGCGAGCGTGGCTGCCGATGCGCGGTTCCTGTGCCTGCAGGTGCGGCACCAGGCGCGCAACAACCTGGGCGCGGACGTATTCGATGCGCTGGAGCAGTCGCTGGGCGCGGTGGCGGTGGCCGGCGCGCCGCTGCCGCCGGCGTTGGCGGGCCTGGGCGGCGGGTATGCGCCGGCGCAGGACGCCGCTGAGGTGGCGTTCTATCGCAACCAGTTCACCGCGTTGCCGGCGACGGCGACGTACCGGCCGCAGACCGAGGACGGCCATGGCGTGCGCCTGCATCCCAAGCCGACGGTGGCCGGCACGCTGAGCGCGATCGTGGTCAGCGACGGCGACCCGGTGCAGTCCGACCGCGACCACCGGATCAAGGTGCAGTTCCCGTTCCAGCGCGGTGCCGACGCCAGCAGCGCGCTGGCGCATCCGGGGGGCGAGGACAACGCGCCGGGCAGCGCGCCGGGCAGCGCGTCGGCGTGGACCTGGGTGCGGGTGATGACGCCATGGGCCGGCGACAACTGGGGCGGGGTGGTGCTGCCGCGCAAGGGCCAGGAAGTGCTGGTGGGGTTCCTGGAAGGGGACATCGACCGGCCGGTGGTGATCGGCAGCGTGTACAACGGGCGCGGCCAGGACGAGGCGGCGCACAACCAGGTCGGCGGCGGCGGGGCCGGGGCCACCGGCAATGCGCCGGCGTGGTTCCAGGGCAACGCGCACGGCGCGGTGTTCACCGGGTTCAAGAGCCAGGCGCTGGCGCAAAGCCAGGACGGCACCGGCGGTTACCAGCAGCTGCGTCTGGACGACACCCCCGGCCAGGGCCGCGCGCAGCTGTCGACCACCCAGCACGCCAGCACCTTGACCCTGGGCCACCTGAAGGGCGGCAGCGACAACCTGCGCGAAGGCGAGCGCGGCTACGGGGTGGAACTGTCCACCCAGGCCTACGGCGCGGTGCGCGCCGGCCAGGGCCTGCTGCTGAGCAGCGAGCCGGGCCAGCAGCAGCTGGCGGCCAGCCAGGCGCTGGCGCAGCTGGCACAGGGCGAGCAGCTGCTGCAGGGGCTGGCCGACGCGGCCCGGCAGCAGCAGGCGCAGCTGCCCAATGACCCGGACCGCCTCCCCGCCCAGGACGGGCTCAAGACCCTGCAGGCCAGCCTGAAGGCGACGCAGGGTGGCAGCGCCGACGGCCAGGCGCCGGGCTGGAGCCGCCCGGCGCTGCTGGGCAGCGGCAGCGCGGGCGTGATGAGCCTGACCCCGGCCGACCAGGTATGGGTGTCGGGCACGCAGACCACGCTGCTGGCCGGCACCGCCTTGAACTGGGCCAGCCAGGCGCAGCTGGTGCTGGCGGTGGCCGGCGGGCTGGTGCTGTACACCCAGGGCAGCGCCCCGGTCGCCGGCAGCCCCAACCAGGAGCGCGGCATCGCCCTGCACGCCGCGCAAGGCACGCTCAGCGCCCGCGCGCACAAGAACCTGGCCAAGCTCGCCGCCAAGACCCAGGTCCGCATCGTCAGCACCACCGCCGACGTCCAGATCGCCGCCCCGACCAAGCACCTGCTGGCCACGGCGGCCGGCGCCTACATCAAGCTGGACGGCGACGACATCGAACTGGGCGCGCCGGGGACGATCGAGTTCAAGGGCGGGAATCGGGTGTGGACGGGGCCGCAGGGGGGGAGCGTTTCGACTGAAATCCCGAAAGGCAATTTCAAGGGCTGCGAGCCTAGCGTTATGAATGCTTTGGCTCGCTACGACGCCACTGCGAAGATCGAGTAG
- a CDS encoding DUF4123 domain-containing protein gives MSSTHPSEPSNAAKEIAESLAEEIQGLLKGVPDAQCHLLLQPPQQSDSSWSTLQQIIKNEGLSVTPIRIEKIPGNLWPCLLTLNLDRGMHAYISALAAEMACENAQLGQLRRGRTQSVAAWIFSKKAAPEVACNISRLALTRFTGETSRRWIRYYDPLITDLVWEICSEEQRASWLRQIDTWAYRDRRGNLTVLRSQDFSHESQEAASRPPCFQFGPDVLPKLQTIGSLNQAWIRASRSGREPSRQQLSAASRAMTVAWSAGLRSTADLDLFAWHAISLGGEFHMHPTVQEILARVHAGTETYCGLAQHCDIGQWQGSAERLSSEASCG, from the coding sequence ATGTCGAGCACCCACCCCTCAGAGCCGTCGAATGCCGCCAAAGAGATTGCTGAATCTTTGGCCGAAGAAATCCAGGGTCTATTGAAAGGCGTGCCCGATGCGCAATGCCATCTGCTGTTGCAGCCCCCTCAGCAAAGCGATAGTTCATGGTCCACATTGCAGCAGATAATTAAAAATGAAGGCTTGTCCGTAACACCGATAAGGATCGAGAAAATACCTGGGAACCTTTGGCCTTGCTTGCTTACGCTGAATCTTGATCGAGGAATGCATGCTTATATTTCGGCGCTCGCCGCCGAGATGGCCTGCGAGAATGCCCAGTTGGGGCAGTTGAGACGCGGGCGAACGCAAAGCGTTGCAGCGTGGATATTCAGCAAGAAGGCAGCGCCGGAGGTGGCGTGTAACATCTCCAGGCTCGCGCTCACGCGCTTCACCGGCGAAACGTCTCGTCGATGGATCCGCTACTACGATCCATTGATCACCGATTTGGTCTGGGAAATATGTAGCGAAGAGCAGCGGGCGTCCTGGCTTAGACAGATAGATACATGGGCGTATCGGGATCGCCGAGGCAATCTCACCGTACTCAGGAGCCAGGACTTTTCTCATGAAAGCCAGGAAGCCGCGTCTCGGCCGCCATGCTTCCAGTTCGGGCCAGATGTGCTGCCGAAGCTGCAGACCATCGGTTCTTTGAATCAAGCATGGATTCGCGCATCGCGTAGCGGGCGAGAGCCTTCCAGGCAACAGTTGAGCGCAGCCAGTCGTGCAATGACGGTCGCTTGGAGTGCAGGTTTGCGAAGTACCGCAGACCTTGATCTCTTCGCTTGGCATGCGATCAGTCTAGGTGGCGAGTTTCATATGCATCCGACGGTCCAGGAAATACTTGCTCGGGTGCATGCCGGAACAGAAACGTACTGCGGATTGGCGCAGCATTGCGATATTGGTCAATGGCAGGGATCAGCTGAGAGGCTTAGCTCGGAAGCCTCTTGTGGATAA
- a CDS encoding T6SS effector BTH_I2691 family protein has translation MSGNDYTSSSLGTPGGPGDAQVGVNTRDARGAPVTELPSMTVRPEAGNDVPCDVCRSTGLAIVPVRHAVVPASCPGAGISPLEKGRGCSVNVSGAGYDYALRTLRQGMVYVYYEQSGPYGPDFWECYAVAENGTLWRQPSADAAQPIVGGGLPACKRESHQARRMEFIVIQRPELCGNVWIAFSQHRLTPDTLDRYASDTSLRGERMQRIEPKKWVASPAASGDTAPVSGPQTLKSVMEYRSFALNMSEPSELPHHAKPRPISTKNGSNYGYSAAVLSSNATRYPWSLRNVQQQGDATPDMALQDAYDHLLGASHSGGSKQNRKQYTPMLLALWDAVGIVHELNGYRNDVLGHMARYNQERAFEFNALEHIEEIDVLLQHNAGVLSARYAQAGRDRLNEILEENAGSNHPGVEVLRSLDSDALWNGLPRAMLGAYQRDATKQWNEKYKPKIDWDRLNAFKAASQQFATAAVQLLEKRSLALKDWLNSPLLQATLEDYDGKSLSCGIAFENVITDAVEGLAMDAQGRIVLVEFARNLDVTSRGCLLWRTVALNQTDAREELKDVLSEAETQLNAVLAGAGAAWTTFTQVASKLKKFLGYYKQMEKVAKEVVPTSAINRKFQESGVDRFMVSTGAFLLNRFPLKGVQDTIGNALARYVLKVRALMDPAEASNLIQLEASQAPEVRRYFAERVAYYQSQPRQQNSAMTLALADIETHKGRQMLVARWQNAAEKSSNAVRMAGLTGFLELINFINLMAKQDKQAKDYGSLIASGASLASTYVSVASVVGEDFYGDISRTVAKTKALGGWLGGFGTYIGVYYDFSDVAVNSKKGNLALATLGLFKGIAGVFTGGAQFVTALAYSAPVVQRVLGRGRVVTALEGIQAGIRVAAQEVSKKAVGEVLGHSERVLATQGMRRLGLLILRLGALEVTLVLSAIEVLVWALTPNALEKWCEANCFGRVQEGSFLGFGASEPQYKTKKEQEDAFQQSLGEIGVGVA, from the coding sequence ATGAGCGGTAACGATTACACCTCTTCGTCGCTTGGAACGCCCGGCGGACCAGGAGACGCACAAGTGGGGGTCAATACGCGCGACGCGAGAGGAGCGCCGGTCACTGAACTGCCATCGATGACGGTCAGGCCCGAAGCGGGAAACGATGTTCCCTGCGATGTCTGTAGGAGTACCGGCCTGGCTATCGTTCCTGTACGGCATGCCGTTGTGCCGGCGTCGTGTCCAGGCGCAGGCATAAGCCCTCTGGAAAAGGGGCGTGGCTGCTCGGTGAACGTGTCCGGCGCAGGCTACGACTATGCCTTGCGCACCCTCCGGCAAGGCATGGTGTATGTCTACTACGAGCAGAGCGGCCCGTATGGTCCCGATTTCTGGGAGTGCTATGCGGTTGCGGAGAACGGAACGCTCTGGCGCCAACCCTCGGCGGACGCAGCGCAGCCGATCGTCGGCGGTGGGCTGCCTGCCTGCAAGCGCGAATCCCACCAGGCGCGCCGGATGGAATTCATCGTTATCCAGAGGCCGGAACTGTGTGGGAATGTCTGGATCGCCTTCTCCCAGCATCGCTTGACACCCGACACGTTGGACCGCTACGCCAGCGACACCAGCCTGCGTGGCGAGCGGATGCAGCGCATCGAACCAAAGAAGTGGGTCGCCAGCCCTGCTGCTTCGGGCGACACCGCACCGGTCAGCGGCCCGCAGACGCTGAAGTCCGTCATGGAATATCGGTCCTTTGCGTTGAACATGAGCGAGCCATCGGAGCTTCCGCATCATGCGAAACCCAGGCCGATCAGCACCAAGAACGGTAGCAACTACGGCTATTCCGCCGCGGTTCTGTCCAGCAATGCGACCCGCTATCCATGGTCGCTGCGCAATGTGCAACAACAGGGCGACGCCACGCCAGACATGGCATTGCAGGATGCCTACGATCATCTGCTTGGGGCCAGTCACAGTGGCGGCTCGAAACAGAACAGGAAGCAGTACACGCCGATGCTGTTGGCCCTATGGGACGCCGTGGGCATCGTGCACGAACTCAACGGCTATCGAAACGACGTGCTTGGCCATATGGCCCGTTATAATCAGGAGCGGGCCTTTGAATTCAATGCGCTTGAGCACATCGAAGAAATCGATGTATTGCTGCAGCACAACGCGGGCGTACTTTCGGCACGTTACGCGCAGGCTGGGCGCGATCGGCTGAACGAGATCCTGGAGGAAAACGCCGGTAGCAACCATCCGGGCGTAGAGGTCCTGCGGAGTTTAGACAGCGACGCGCTATGGAATGGCCTGCCCCGTGCGATGTTGGGTGCCTATCAGCGTGATGCGACAAAGCAATGGAATGAGAAATACAAGCCGAAAATCGACTGGGACCGGTTGAACGCCTTCAAGGCCGCCTCCCAGCAATTCGCTACCGCCGCCGTGCAGCTTCTGGAAAAGAGGTCGCTCGCGTTGAAGGACTGGTTGAACTCCCCGCTTCTCCAGGCCACCTTGGAAGACTACGACGGCAAGTCGCTCTCCTGCGGCATCGCGTTCGAGAACGTGATCACCGATGCAGTTGAGGGGCTGGCGATGGATGCCCAGGGACGCATCGTTCTGGTCGAATTCGCACGCAATCTGGACGTGACCAGCCGCGGGTGTCTGCTATGGCGCACCGTGGCGCTGAACCAGACCGATGCACGCGAGGAGCTAAAAGATGTGCTCAGCGAGGCGGAAACCCAGCTCAACGCTGTATTGGCTGGCGCCGGAGCGGCGTGGACGACCTTCACCCAGGTTGCCTCGAAGCTCAAGAAGTTCCTGGGCTATTACAAGCAAATGGAGAAGGTGGCAAAGGAAGTCGTTCCCACTTCGGCGATCAACAGAAAGTTCCAGGAATCCGGCGTAGATCGCTTTATGGTCAGCACCGGCGCCTTTTTGCTCAACCGGTTTCCGCTCAAGGGCGTGCAAGACACCATCGGCAATGCCCTGGCACGTTATGTGCTGAAAGTGCGCGCGTTGATGGACCCGGCAGAAGCCAGCAATCTGATCCAGTTGGAAGCGAGTCAGGCACCGGAGGTTAGGCGGTATTTCGCCGAGCGGGTCGCGTATTACCAAAGCCAGCCAAGGCAGCAGAACTCGGCGATGACGCTGGCGTTGGCGGACATCGAGACCCACAAGGGCCGCCAGATGCTGGTAGCGCGTTGGCAAAACGCAGCGGAGAAAAGCAGCAATGCCGTGCGCATGGCCGGTTTGACTGGCTTCTTGGAGTTGATCAATTTCATCAACCTGATGGCGAAACAGGACAAGCAGGCAAAGGACTATGGAAGCCTAATCGCGTCCGGCGCGTCGCTGGCATCGACTTACGTGAGTGTTGCCTCCGTGGTTGGTGAAGATTTCTATGGAGACATAAGTCGTACGGTGGCGAAAACAAAAGCCCTTGGAGGATGGCTCGGTGGCTTTGGTACATACATTGGAGTTTATTACGACTTCTCTGATGTAGCTGTTAATTCAAAAAAAGGAAACCTTGCTTTGGCGACACTTGGACTATTCAAAGGAATCGCCGGTGTGTTTACGGGCGGAGCGCAATTTGTCACTGCGCTGGCATATTCCGCTCCAGTCGTGCAGCGTGTGTTAGGACGAGGGCGTGTAGTTACAGCACTGGAGGGGATCCAAGCTGGTATTCGAGTTGCAGCACAAGAGGTATCAAAAAAAGCAGTTGGCGAGGTACTTGGTCATAGTGAGCGTGTCTTAGCTACCCAGGGAATGAGGCGGCTTGGACTTTTGATCTTGCGCCTGGGTGCTTTGGAAGTAACCTTAGTGCTCTCTGCCATTGAAGTACTTGTGTGGGCTCTTACGCCGAACGCTCTGGAAAAGTGGTGCGAAGCAAACTGTTTTGGAAGAGTGCAAGAGGGATCTTTCTTGGGGTTCGGCGCTAGCGAGCCGCAGTACAAAACCAAGAAAGAACAGGAGGACGCTTTTCAGCAATCGCTCGGAGAAATAGGGGTGGGTGTGGCATGA
- a CDS encoding putative type VI secretion system effector, whose translation MNDQFSTAKVLRGTISNLVLEDATIETFISHSDQERMASAGVMAAALGLSGQAAGMVAMSMEEVREPVVKASFDLDDQHVEALLWNFPYSEGTNVQVVVDGVTDSGAHMGFAVLAPEEGTGVFYPHVSAGRAAHRFNVLKWSVIGGGGVTLLGACVGLLLFFFAGGARGEFFLQLLSVTFMGGTLFFLASLIIGYRIGAKFNIFVNMAERIFSALGWKDVQRIDLRKVTKQKRKPTDPPALGDTFFRY comes from the coding sequence ATGAATGATCAATTCAGCACGGCGAAAGTGTTGCGCGGAACGATAAGTAACCTTGTATTAGAAGATGCCACGATCGAGACTTTTATTAGCCACTCAGATCAGGAACGTATGGCATCTGCAGGTGTCATGGCGGCCGCCTTGGGCCTCAGCGGGCAGGCAGCTGGAATGGTGGCGATGTCGATGGAGGAGGTGCGTGAGCCGGTAGTGAAGGCAAGTTTCGATTTAGACGACCAGCACGTCGAGGCTTTGTTGTGGAACTTTCCTTATTCGGAAGGAACTAACGTGCAAGTAGTAGTGGACGGGGTGACTGATAGCGGAGCTCACATGGGGTTCGCGGTCCTAGCCCCAGAGGAAGGTACGGGAGTTTTCTATCCGCATGTGTCTGCTGGACGAGCCGCCCATCGATTTAACGTATTGAAATGGTCGGTAATAGGGGGCGGTGGTGTAACGCTTCTTGGAGCCTGCGTAGGACTCTTGCTTTTCTTCTTTGCTGGCGGAGCTAGAGGCGAATTTTTCTTGCAGCTGCTGTCGGTCACATTTATGGGGGGCACCCTATTTTTCCTTGCTTCTTTAATCATAGGGTATAGAATCGGAGCGAAATTTAATATATTTGTAAATATGGCCGAGCGAATTTTTTCGGCGCTTGGATGGAAGGACGTACAGCGAATTGACCTTCGCAAGGTTACCAAACAGAAGCGCAAGCCAACCGACCCGCCTGCCCTCGGCGACACGTTCTTCCGTTATTGA
- a CDS encoding putative type VI secretion system effector, translating into MNSLSTNAEARVLRGKLRNLVLEDTTIETFISQSDQAGMASAGVMAAALGLSGQAAGMVAMSMEEIREPVVKATFTVDDQPVEALLWNFPYYEGTQVDVVVDGVTESGANIGFAVISPEEGTGVFYPHVSAGRKAHRWNVLKWSIIGGGGAFIFGFLVGAFLFFFAGGARGEFLIKSVLYLVLGCLIFFLISLVIGFRMGRRFGVFVSMAERIFTALGWNRVEHIDLRKITKEKRKPTDPPALGDTFFRY; encoded by the coding sequence GTGAATAGTCTTTCAACTAATGCTGAAGCCCGTGTTTTGCGTGGGAAGCTGCGCAATTTGGTATTGGAAGACACAACGATTGAGACCTTCATCAGTCAGTCGGATCAGGCTGGCATGGCATCTGCAGGCGTAATGGCGGCGGCATTGGGACTCAGCGGGCAAGCTGCCGGTATGGTGGCCATGTCGATGGAGGAAATACGTGAGCCGGTAGTGAAAGCCACGTTCACTGTGGACGATCAGCCCGTGGAGGCGTTGCTTTGGAATTTTCCATATTATGAGGGTACACAAGTCGATGTGGTTGTAGACGGTGTTACAGAGAGTGGGGCGAATATTGGATTTGCCGTCATTTCACCCGAAGAAGGTACCGGAGTTTTTTACCCTCATGTTTCTGCTGGTCGAAAGGCGCATCGTTGGAATGTACTAAAGTGGTCGATTATTGGTGGTGGCGGCGCCTTTATTTTCGGATTTCTTGTGGGAGCATTTTTATTCTTCTTTGCGGGCGGCGCGAGGGGGGAGTTTTTGATCAAGTCAGTTTTGTATCTTGTGCTAGGTTGCCTAATCTTTTTCTTGATTTCTCTTGTGATTGGATTCCGGATGGGAAGGAGGTTCGGAGTATTTGTTAGTATGGCCGAGCGAATTTTCACTGCACTTGGGTGGAATCGGGTGGAGCATATCGATTTGCGAAAAATCACAAAAGAGAAACGTAAGCCTACCGATCCACCCGCTCTCGGCGATACTTTCTTTCGCTATTGA